CGTCCTCGTGGTCGCGTTGGGTCAACGCGAGGTAGCTCATCCCGCCGAAGACGACGATGAAGGTCAGCGACGCGAACGACGTGATCCCCTCCAGACTGCCGACGACGGTGAAGGCGGCGGTCAGCACGCCGAGGATGAGGATGATGCGTTTGGGCAAATCCTCGCCGACGTGGAACTCGTCGGGCGAACTGGCGTCGAGTTTCTTCGGTAGGAGTCCGTTCTCGATGAGTCGGTCGGAGAACTGCGCGCTGGTGAAGAGCGTCGCGTTGATGGCGCTGGCGGTCGAGAACAGCGCCGACAGCGAGATGACGAGTTCGCCCCACCTTCCGCCGAACTTCGAGGCGGCGGTCGCAAGCGCCACCTCCGGGTGCTTGGAAACCATTCCGACGCCGACGATACTGGTGGTGACGATTGCGACGCCGATGTAGATGGCCACGGCGGTCGGAATCGAGAGGTAGATGGCGGTCGGGTTGGTGTCGCTGTGGTTCTCGATGGTTCCTTGCGAGTACATGAGCAACTGCCATCCCTGGAACGCCACGAACGACATCGCCGCCGCCATGATGGGGCTGAAGCTCAGCGAACCGACCCCCGTCTTGATACCGCCGTGGGACGTACCGAACCAGAGACCGACCAGCGCGAAGCCGACGAGGACAGGCGATTTTGACCACGACGAGCGCGATTTCGACCCAGCCGGACTCCTCCACGCCGACGAGGTTGAGACCGACGAAAATCCCGATGATGGCCAGCGACAGCACCGCCCGAAGCGGTAGCCCCGCGACGTGTTCGACACCGGCGATATCGACGGCGTAGCTCCCGAACGCGTAGGCGTACATCGCTATCGAGCCGACGTATCCGAACAACAGCGTCCACCCGGCCATTCCCGCGAGCGTGGAACTATCGGCGAACCACGCCAGATAGGTCGGCGACGCGCCTTCGGGGTCGCTTAGCTGGTTCAACTTGATGTACGAATACCCCGCACACATCGCCACGATTCCCGCCAAGACGAACGAGAACCACGCCAACGGCCCGGCGACTTTCACGACGACGCCGAGGACGGCGTAAATCCCCCCGCCGATCATCCCGCCGAGGGCCATCGACACCGCGCCGGTCAACCCGAGCCCTTCACCTGCTGCTTCTTCGGTCATTTCGAATAGGTTGCCGATGGGAGATGCATCAGTCCTGTAGCCGAATAGTAAACGTGTTTATTACTTCGGCGAGTGCCGCATCAAAGTGGACTCCACCGGATTCGTCGGAGTACTCGCTCACGGTACAGAGCAGCTCCAACTGAGAGGAGAACATTCGTGCTCGATTTCGTCCCGCTTTCGTACGCGATGCTACAACCGCCAGTCGTCCGGTTCGACGTTTTCGAGGGGATGGTTGCAGAGTCTACAACCGCCGTCGTACTGTATTCGATACTGATACTCGGCCATCTATCGTCTTGGATTCGCTGGCTGCTGGCGGTCGTAATGATCTGTCTTTTCATGGCGGTGGTCTCCGGAATAGTGTGGGGTGGATAAAAGTGAGCACTTGACTGGCAAAACGAGGAGTCCCGTTCGACCTTCGCAGTCTCGGTGAAGCGGGTATCCCCGACAATCGACTTGATCACATACGCAACTATATTATGCTCTATTACAATATTGTACGAATTTTAAATATAGAATTTTAAAATAGGATAAATTAAAAACTGAATTTACACTATATCTAAAATAATCTTATGTGCACCATAGCCAATCATCGGATGCAATGAATGGTGAAAAACTACAACACAAATTCAACCGCCGGTCGTTTGTGAAGACCGTCGGACTGGCATTGGCCAGTACCGCCGTCGCTTCGCGCGGCGTCGGTGCGGTAACGCAACCAGGCGACGACACAGGACTGGACAAGGACGAACTGCAGAAACTCTCCGTGCAAGGTATCCAACCGCTCGAAAACGGTGTCAAGTTCGACCTCGGGACGAACGAAGCCTACATCCGCCTCTTCGACGCCGACTTGGCGAAGATATCCATCCTCGAAGCCGGGGAATCGGAGTTCGAATCGCACGGAATCGCCAAAACGGCGGACGAGTGGGACACGCCACAGTTCACGGTACGCGATACTCCGAATCAATACACGCTCGAAACCGACGCTATCACGGTCGAAGTAAAAAAACAGCCTTTCGGAATCAGATTCCTCGACACCGACGGGAACGTCGTCAACGAGGACCACCTCGACTACGGTACCGCAGGGTACGAGAACGGAAAGCCGTACGTCTTCAAGGAGACGACCGACGACGAGGCGTTCTACGGGTTCGGTGAACAGGCGGGGCTGAACCTGAACCAGCGCGGCGAGAGCATCGGCCTCTGGAACACCGACGCGTACTCCTACGGCTTGGACACCAAATATCTCTACACCGCGGTTCCGTTCTTCGTCGGCCTGAAACGGGAGAGGGCGTACGGAATCTTCTTCGACAACACCTACCGCTCGTACTACGAGATGGCCTCCGAATCCGACGACTACTACTACTTCTATGCGAACGGCGGTAAACTCACGTACTACTTCTCGTACGGACCGGAAGTCGGCGACGTTCTGGACCGTTACACTGAACTCACCGGGAAGATGGATGTCCCCGCGAAGTGGACACTCGGACTCCACCAGAGCAAGTGGCAGTACACCCCGGAGCAAATTGTGAACGTCGCCCGAACCTACCGCGAGAAGGAAATCCCGCTCGACACGATGCACTTCGACATCGACTACATGCGTGATTTCCGCGTCTTCACGTGGGACGACGAGTACAAACAGGCTCTTCAGGAACTGAAGTCCATGGCAGGGCTCCACGCCATCGCCATCAACGATCCGGCCGTGAAGCAGGACTCGGAGTACGACGTCTATCAGGAAGGAACGGAAAACGACTACTGGGCCAAGAACCCCGACGGCACCACCTACATCGGGGAGGTGTGGCCCGGCGAAGCCGCATTCCCCGACTTCCTGCAGGCAGACGTGCGAGAGTGGTGGGCCGACAACCACGAAATCCTCTTCGATGCCGGTGTCGACGGTATTTGGAACGACATGAATGAACCGGCCGTGTTCGACGGCCCCTACCATACGATGCCCTTGGACATCGTCTTCGGCGACGGTCCGGACACCAAGCGTCACGAGGAGTACCACAACCTCTACGGTCACGACGAAACGTCGGCGACCTACGATGCGTTCGGGATGCACAAGCCGAACGAGCGGCCGTTCGTCCTGACTCGTGACATGTACGCGGGGACGCAGCGGTACGCCGCGCTGTGGACGGGCGACAACGTCAGCCGCTGGGAACACCTTCAAATGTCCCTCCCGATGAACATGAACATCGGACTGTCCGGCGTTTCCTTCGTCGGTAACGACATCGGTGGGTTCGCACAACGCCCCGATGCGGAACTCTTCGGACGGTGGATAGAAGTCGGGGCGTTCCTCCCGTTCTCTCGGATCCACTACGACAGCAACTCGAAGTCGGATGGCGGCAGTCAGCGCCAGGAACCGTGGGCGTTCGGCGAGGAGGTGGAAGCGATAAGCAAGAAGTACATCGAGATGCGCTATCGGTTGCTCCCGTACCTTTACACGGCGTTCGCGGAAGCCGCCGAGTCGGGCAAACCGATCCAGCAACCGTTGGTGTACCAATTCCAGAACGACAAGCGGACCCGCGATATCGCTGACCAGTTCATGTTTGGCGACACGCTCATGCTCGCACCAGTCGTGGAACCGGATACGACGAGCCGCGAGGTCTACCTACCGAACGGTGCGCGGTGGTCGGAGTTCTGGACGGGGGCGGAGTACGAAGGCGGACAGACGTTGACCGTCGATGCACCGCTCGATCATCTCCCCATCTTCGTGAAACGGGATTCCATCATTCCGATGCGCGAGGTGCAACAGTACACCGACGAGAAACCGCTGAGGACCCTCGAACTGGATACCTACCTCGATCGGGAAGCCACCTACTCGTTCTACGAGGACGACGGGTCTTCCCTCGATTACGAGACGGGAGCGTACAACGTGACGGAGTTCACCGTCTCGACCGGTCCCGCCGGTCGCTTGGTGACGTTCGACCGCGAGGAAACGGTGCAGAATTACGACGACTCACAGCTCTCCTCGTACCTGCTGAAACTCGACCGGTCCGAATCCCCGCGGAAGGTACAGGCCGCATGGAAAAAGTACGACGAGGTTGACGAGGCGGCGGTCAGGGAAACGGCGGAAACGTATACTTACAGCGCGGACGAGGACGCCGTCCTCGTCCACATTCCCGCCGACGAAGGGCACACAGTGCGGCTGTTCTTCAACGGCCACGGTCACGGTGGGCGCGGCCACGGAAAACAGTAAGCGAGAATCCGACCTCCGATTCCCCACTTTTGTCTCTCCGCTCACCCAACGGACGGAACTTTCTCCAACTCGGAAGGACCGTTTCGCAAACGAACGGATATTGGAAGGTGTCTCCTGGGGCCTCTGGAAAGAGTTCCTCAACACTTGCTGTCACGATTAGCACAATTATTTATTGTTGCTGTTTGAAAGGAAAAGTATGTCCGATGCCGCCCTCCAAAAGACGATTCGCCGGTGTACCGCACTCCTCGTTATCGCCCTCTCCTCGATTGCCATCACTCTCAGTCCGTCCACATCGAACTCCGGCGACGGACTGTTCGTTCTAATCGCGTACGTGCTGTTTGTGGGTTCTATTCTGTATCTCGGCTGGAGCATCCAGTTGGAACTGTTCGGCGGTCCCGTTGAGGCGTCGGATGCGGCCGTCGAAAACGAGGATGTGAGTGAAGAAGTCGAGTGAGTGTTCGGTTCTCAGTTGATCTCGTTGTGCATCGCCTCGATGACCTCGTCGAGGTCCGGTTCGCCGCCGCCCGGTTGTCGGCCGTAGGAGAACTCGCCGTTCCCGTCCACCGACTCGCCCTGCGTCCAGCGTTCGTCGGGGTCCGGGCGCTCGTCCTTGGTCGTGGACATGAACTCGTAGTTGAATTCCTGGTTCTCCTTTTCCTGCGGGAAGCTGTTCGGCACTGGCACGTGGTCCTCCATCGTTTCGAGGGCGGCGTGCCACTGGTTCTGGTGCATCGTATCCCGGGCGATGAGGTACGACAGCATGTCCTTCATGCCGGGGTCGTCGGTCATCTCCCAGAGCCGTGCGGCGAGGGTTCGACCGGTCGATTCGGCCATGACGTTCGCGTACATGTCCGCCGCGAGGTTGCCGCTGGCGACGATGTAGTTCCCGGTGAACGGCACGCCGTTGGAATCGACGGGCATCGCGTGCAACCCCGCCGAGAGCGCCTGCCGTGGCTGTCCGCTGTTCATCATCTCGGCGATGACCGCGTCCTCGCGCGCCGCCTCGCGCTGGGCGTCGGACGCTCCCTCCAAATTCTTCGCCACCGCCGTCGCGAGCATCTCGATGTGACCGAGTTCCTCCGTCGCGGTTTCCATCAGCAGTCGTCTGTACTCGCCCTTGTCGGCGGGCACCGCGAACGCCTGAAACATGTACTGGAGCGCGACCCGCATCTCACCTTCCGCTCCCCCGATGGCCTGCTGGAGCATCTTGGCGAACCGCGGATCCGGCTCTTCGACCGTCACCTCGTACTGGAGTTCGTTGTCGTGGTAGAACATCGTTTTCTCGTGATGAGCGACAAGGGAGACGTGATTAGGCACACTGCCTGCGAGCGCACGGCAGTTAAACGACCCCGCGTTCCATCGTCCGCTCTTCTTGAATTCGTCCGTTTCGACCGGTCGATGCTCGCCGAACGTTTCCCGGCCACAACAGTTTGCAAGGAGGAGCCTCCTATCCCCAAGGAACATGGTCGATATCAATCTCGATGCCGTGCCGAGTCGTGGCCGAACTGGCTGGTGGATTTTCATCCTTCTCCTCGTCCTCGTCGCGGCGTACGTCGCGTACTCGTTCATCGGGATGGTGGTTCTGGGCGTCTTCGGCTACTACGCCACCCGGCCCATCTATCGCCAACTCAGTGGTATCACTGAATCCGACGGGGTGAGTGCAGGGCTGACGCTTCTCGTCGTGTTTCTCCCCATCGTCGTGCTCACGTTCTACGCCGGATTTCAACTCGTCAGTCGGGTCGGATCGGTGTTCGGAAACACCACCGATTCGGCGCTCGTGACCCACTATCTGGGAGCGCTTCCGAAGGGCCAACAGCGGACGGTTCTGGAGGCCATCCATCACCCACAACAACTCCTCTCGAATCCGCAGACGACGGTCATGACCGTGCTCGACGCGGGACTGAAGGTCACCTCCGCCGTCGTCGGTGCGGGGACGCTCATCGCGCTCGCGGTGACGCTGTCGTACTTCCTGTTGAACCACGACGACCAACTCGCCGACGGTCTCGTCCAACTGTTCGACGGGAAGGACACGGCGGCCTACGGCTACGCCGTGGCTGTCGACGAGGACTTGGAGTCCGTCTTCTTCGGGAACCTGCTCTTCGTCATCGGCATGTCCGTCATCGCGTGGGTCGCGTATTCGGGGACGAACCTCCTCGCGCCGTCGGGGCTTCACATCCCGATGGTGTTCGTGCTCGCGTTCCTCACCGGCATCGCCAGCCTGATTCCCATCGTCGTCGGCAAACTCGTCTATATCCCCGTCATCGGCTATCTGGCCTTTCAGGCGGTCGATTCGGGCGGAAACCATCTGGCGTTCGTCGGCGGGGTGCTCGTCGTATACTTCCTCCTCCTCGACACGCTCCCCCAGACGTTCCTCCAACCGTACATCACGGGTCGTCAACTCGACATGGTGATGATGATGTTCGCGTACCTGCTCGGCCCGATTCTCTTCGGCTGGTACGGTTTCTTCCTGCTCCCGATACTGTTCATCCTCATGCTCGAAGCGGTTCGCATCGTCCTTCCGGAACTCCTCCACGGGGAATCGCTCACGCCGACCGTCTCGATGGGCGAGTCGGTCGGGACGAACCCGTCCTCCGCTCGAAACTCCCCGCCCAATACCGACGGAACGCCGGGCGACGGCTCGGATGCGGACGCCGAGTGAACGTTCGTCCGACCCGACGCTGACGAGGGACGACTTAAAGACCATTAGTAACCGGCCGGAAGATACAGCAGACGGAAGCGAATCTAGTAGCCAATGCGAGAGTTGCACGTTCATGCGTCGGCAGGCGAGCGGGAGGAAGTCGCCTCCATCCTCGACGAGTACGACATCGATTATACGGTCGTGAGCGACGAGGGGGAGGGTGCGCTCTTTTTCTTCCCGCTTCCGACGGCGATGGTAGGTCCGATTCTCGACGAGTTCCGTGACGCGGATATCGAGGAGGACGCCTACACCGTCTCGACGAAGGCCGAACTGGCCGAGACGCCGAACTTTACCGAACTTCGTCAACGCTTCTCCGACTCGATCCACAAACTCTCGAAATCCGAACTGCACGCGAAGATCCGGGAGATGCAGTGGCCGTACCAACTCTACTATCTCGGTACCCTCCTGAGCGTCATCGCGGAGCCGCCGCCGGGTTGTTGCTCGATCAACCGGCGCTCATCATGGCGCGATGATCATCGCGCCGCA
This window of the Haladaptatus sp. R4 genome carries:
- a CDS encoding AI-2E family transporter; this translates as MVDINLDAVPSRGRTGWWIFILLLVLVAAYVAYSFIGMVVLGVFGYYATRPIYRQLSGITESDGVSAGLTLLVVFLPIVVLTFYAGFQLVSRVGSVFGNTTDSALVTHYLGALPKGQQRTVLEAIHHPQQLLSNPQTTVMTVLDAGLKVTSAVVGAGTLIALAVTLSYFLLNHDDQLADGLVQLFDGKDTAAYGYAVAVDEDLESVFFGNLLFVIGMSVIAWVAYSGTNLLAPSGLHIPMVFVLAFLTGIASLIPIVVGKLVYIPVIGYLAFQAVDSGGNHLAFVGGVLVVYFLLLDTLPQTFLQPYITGRQLDMVMMMFAYLLGPILFGWYGFFLLPILFILMLEAVRIVLPELLHGESLTPTVSMGESVGTNPSSARNSPPNTDGTPGDGSDADAE
- a CDS encoding manganese catalase family protein, producing MFYHDNELQYEVTVEEPDPRFAKMLQQAIGGAEGEMRVALQYMFQAFAVPADKGEYRRLLMETATEELGHIEMLATAVAKNLEGASDAQREAAREDAVIAEMMNSGQPRQALSAGLHAMPVDSNGVPFTGNYIVASGNLAADMYANVMAESTGRTLAARLWEMTDDPGMKDMLSYLIARDTMHQNQWHAALETMEDHVPVPNSFPQEKENQEFNYEFMSTTKDERPDPDERWTQGESVDGNGEFSYGRQPGGGEPDLDEVIEAMHNEIN
- a CDS encoding APC family permease, encoding MTEEAAGEGLGLTGAVSMALGGMIGGGIYAVLGVVVKVAGPLAWFSFVLAGIVAMCAGYSYIKLNQLSDPEGASPTYLAWFADSSTLAGMAGWTLLFGYVGSIAMYAYAFGSYAVDIAGVEHVAGLPLRAVLSLAIIGIFVGLNLVGVEESGWVEIALVVVKIACPRRLRAGRSLVRYVPRRYQDGGRFAELQPHHGGGDVVRGVPGMAVAHVLARNHREPQRHQPDRHLPLDSDRRGHLHRRRNRHHQYRRRRNGFQAPGGGACDRRLEVRRKVGRTRHLAVGAVLDRQRHQRDALHQRAVLRPTHRERTPTEETRRQFARRVPRRRGFAQTHHPHPRRADRRLHRRRQSGGDHVVRVADLHRRLRRDELPRVDPTRPRGRVRDSARNRVDRCGAVPPDDALAPVHRPARRLLHGCGHHRRHRHPRTGLLRDGSVRLLGGGDVVAPERLTSEPAQKITGYVSLSSLIDRIEVSRPNLGRPRPRYRTAPRPPTVPRPTATRCSPR
- a CDS encoding glycoside hydrolase family 31 protein, with amino-acid sequence MKTVGLALASTAVASRGVGAVTQPGDDTGLDKDELQKLSVQGIQPLENGVKFDLGTNEAYIRLFDADLAKISILEAGESEFESHGIAKTADEWDTPQFTVRDTPNQYTLETDAITVEVKKQPFGIRFLDTDGNVVNEDHLDYGTAGYENGKPYVFKETTDDEAFYGFGEQAGLNLNQRGESIGLWNTDAYSYGLDTKYLYTAVPFFVGLKRERAYGIFFDNTYRSYYEMASESDDYYYFYANGGKLTYYFSYGPEVGDVLDRYTELTGKMDVPAKWTLGLHQSKWQYTPEQIVNVARTYREKEIPLDTMHFDIDYMRDFRVFTWDDEYKQALQELKSMAGLHAIAINDPAVKQDSEYDVYQEGTENDYWAKNPDGTTYIGEVWPGEAAFPDFLQADVREWWADNHEILFDAGVDGIWNDMNEPAVFDGPYHTMPLDIVFGDGPDTKRHEEYHNLYGHDETSATYDAFGMHKPNERPFVLTRDMYAGTQRYAALWTGDNVSRWEHLQMSLPMNMNIGLSGVSFVGNDIGGFAQRPDAELFGRWIEVGAFLPFSRIHYDSNSKSDGGSQRQEPWAFGEEVEAISKKYIEMRYRLLPYLYTAFAEAAESGKPIQQPLVYQFQNDKRTRDIADQFMFGDTLMLAPVVEPDTTSREVYLPNGARWSEFWTGAEYEGGQTLTVDAPLDHLPIFVKRDSIIPMREVQQYTDEKPLRTLELDTYLDREATYSFYEDDGSSLDYETGAYNVTEFTVSTGPAGRLVTFDREETVQNYDDSQLSSYLLKLDRSESPRKVQAAWKKYDEVDEAAVRETAETYTYSADEDAVLVHIPADEGHTVRLFFNGHGHGGRGHGKQ